In one Microbacterium invictum genomic region, the following are encoded:
- a CDS encoding peptidase produces MIAIDWFAFVQVFLAALTAAVTVVLFYSLGLRMLVRAGRVPVVAPADFTDAITVISPKERRRAEKAAAKAARKNPLTDAQKRLALWAAYGCFAICAAAVTSGILLIVVNH; encoded by the coding sequence GTGATCGCGATCGACTGGTTCGCCTTCGTCCAGGTCTTCCTCGCGGCGCTGACCGCGGCGGTGACGGTGGTCCTGTTCTACTCGCTGGGACTGCGGATGCTGGTGCGCGCCGGCCGGGTGCCGGTGGTCGCTCCGGCGGATTTCACCGACGCGATCACGGTGATCAGCCCGAAGGAACGACGGCGGGCCGAGAAGGCGGCGGCCAAGGCCGCACGCAAGAACCCACTCACCGACGCGCAGAAGCGTCTGGCCCTGTGGGCGGCCTACGGATGCTTCGCGATCTGTGCGGCGGCGGTGACCAGCGGCATCCTGCTCATCGTGGTCAACCACTGA
- a CDS encoding MFS transporter yields MTDPPAVRERVVLLVAILASFVAFLDGTVVTVALPAIADELGGGLATQQWVVDAYLITLGALILVAGSLSDVYGRTVVLVWGLIGFGVTSVAIAAAPTAEFLIVARALQGVAGALLVPSSLALLTATFRGPAQARAIGTWTGATTAAMLVGPLLGGVFVDLLSWRLAFLINVVPIAVTLALLPRMGLTEKRDPSRSVDWPGAVMCALGLGGVVFALIEQPNLGWSSPLIWATLVLGILSFAGFLLRQRTARSPMMPLGLFRVRNFWAGNIATAFIYGALSLNGFVVGVYLQQGAGLSATLAGLATLPSTVLLILLSSRVGALAGRLGPRVFMTVGPLLMAGGALLLLTVSEEFDYWWQVLPSVLIFGLGLAVTVSPLTSAILGAIDTSRSGIASAVNNAVSRVSGLLVIAALATIVGGTLDLDGFHRAAVVTAAFLALGGAMSWLGIRNPAPPGQPSEIR; encoded by the coding sequence GTGACCGATCCGCCGGCCGTCCGCGAGCGTGTCGTCCTCCTCGTCGCCATCCTCGCCTCGTTCGTCGCCTTCCTCGACGGCACGGTTGTCACCGTCGCCCTCCCCGCCATCGCCGACGAGCTCGGCGGGGGCCTTGCCACCCAGCAGTGGGTCGTCGACGCCTACCTGATCACCCTCGGTGCGCTCATCCTGGTGGCAGGATCGCTCAGTGACGTCTATGGCCGGACGGTGGTGCTGGTGTGGGGACTCATCGGTTTCGGGGTGACCTCGGTGGCGATCGCCGCGGCACCGACCGCGGAGTTCCTCATCGTCGCCCGGGCACTGCAGGGGGTCGCCGGCGCCCTGCTCGTGCCCAGTTCGCTCGCGCTCCTCACCGCGACCTTCCGCGGCCCCGCGCAGGCGCGTGCGATCGGCACGTGGACCGGCGCGACCACGGCCGCGATGCTCGTCGGTCCCCTTCTGGGCGGCGTCTTCGTCGACCTCCTGTCCTGGCGACTGGCGTTCCTCATCAACGTCGTCCCGATCGCGGTGACGCTCGCGCTCCTGCCCCGGATGGGACTGACCGAGAAGCGCGACCCCTCTCGGAGCGTCGACTGGCCCGGGGCCGTGATGTGCGCCCTCGGCCTCGGCGGGGTCGTGTTCGCCCTCATCGAGCAGCCGAACCTCGGGTGGTCGTCGCCGCTCATCTGGGCGACGCTGGTCCTCGGCATCCTGTCCTTCGCCGGGTTCCTCCTCCGCCAGCGCACCGCCCGCAGCCCCATGATGCCGCTCGGACTCTTCCGCGTCCGCAACTTCTGGGCCGGGAACATCGCCACCGCCTTCATCTACGGGGCGCTGTCGTTGAACGGATTCGTCGTGGGCGTCTACCTTCAACAGGGCGCGGGGCTCTCCGCGACGCTCGCGGGGCTGGCGACGCTTCCGAGCACCGTGCTGCTGATCCTCTTGAGCTCCCGCGTGGGGGCCCTCGCGGGGCGGCTCGGCCCGCGGGTGTTCATGACCGTCGGACCCCTGCTGATGGCCGGGGGCGCGCTGCTCCTGCTGACCGTGTCGGAGGAGTTCGACTACTGGTGGCAGGTGCTTCCCAGCGTGCTGATCTTCGGGCTCGGCCTGGCGGTGACGGTGTCGCCGCTGACCTCGGCCATCCTCGGGGCGATCGACACCTCGCGGTCGGGCATCGCCTCGGCGGTCAACAACGCCGTCTCGCGCGTGTCGGGGCTGCTCGTCATCGCCGCACTCGCGACGATCGTGGGCGGCACGCTGGACCTCGACGGCTTCCACCGCGCCGCGGTGGTGACCGCGGCGTTCCTGGCGCTCGGCGGGGCCATGTCGTGGCTGGGGATCCGCAACCCCGCTCCGCCCGGACAGCCGTCCGAGATCAGATGA
- a CDS encoding S9 family peptidase, with protein MTTDAASLTPPVAARTTIVRSHHGDDVEDPYEWLRAKDDPAVIAHLEAENAYTAARTAHLSGLRDRVFEEIRSRTQETDLSVPSRQGHWWYYGRTVAGKQYGIQCRAPLASADDWTPPVLAPDAEVPGEQILLDSNVEAEGQEFFSLGSFDVSTDGTRMLFGVDVAGDERYTIRVRDLVTGEQLPDEIPDTFAGASFSPDGRFIVYTTVDDAWRPDTVWLHEIGTPVDGDVTLFHEPDERYWVGAGFTRSERYLVISLGSSITSEEWLVDAADLRSEPRVIWPRREGVEYDVSHAVVDGEDVLYILHNDGALDFELVRVSAADPQGARLSVIPHRPGIRLLGLSTFRDWGVIGYRREGLARLGMLDYDASSVSEIAFDEPLYSVGTGGNPEWAPPLLRLSYGSFVTPGTVFDYEVATGELLLRKRQPVLGGYDPAAYGQARVWAAADDGTQVPVSLVWKRAFGDPGEAPRPVHLYGYGSYEHSIEPGFSVPRLSELDRGVVFAVAHVRGGGEMGRQWYEDGKLLAKRNTFTDFVAVAEHLIRGGYTTAERLVAEGGSAGGLLMGAVANLAPESFAGILADVPFVDALTTILDPSLPLTVIEWDEWGDPLHDADVYAYMKSYTPYENVREGVRYPRILAVTSLNDTRVLYVEPAKWVARLREVGADALLKCEMVAGHGGVSGRYNAWRERAFELAWLLDVLGVAD; from the coding sequence GTGACCACCGACGCCGCATCCCTCACGCCGCCCGTTGCCGCACGCACGACGATCGTCCGGAGTCATCACGGCGACGACGTCGAGGACCCCTACGAGTGGCTCAGAGCGAAAGACGACCCCGCGGTGATCGCGCACCTCGAGGCCGAGAACGCCTACACCGCCGCCCGCACGGCGCACCTGTCCGGCCTTCGGGATCGGGTGTTCGAGGAGATCCGTTCCCGCACACAGGAGACCGACCTCTCGGTGCCCAGCCGCCAGGGCCACTGGTGGTACTACGGCCGTACGGTGGCCGGCAAGCAGTACGGCATCCAGTGCCGGGCCCCGCTGGCGTCCGCCGACGATTGGACCCCTCCCGTGCTCGCGCCGGACGCCGAGGTTCCCGGCGAGCAGATCCTGCTCGACAGCAACGTCGAGGCCGAAGGACAGGAGTTCTTCTCGCTCGGCAGCTTCGACGTCTCCACGGACGGCACCCGCATGCTCTTCGGCGTCGACGTCGCCGGCGACGAGCGATACACGATCCGCGTCCGCGACCTCGTGACCGGGGAGCAGCTCCCCGACGAGATCCCCGACACCTTCGCCGGCGCGAGCTTCTCGCCCGACGGCCGGTTCATCGTGTACACCACGGTCGACGACGCCTGGCGCCCCGACACCGTCTGGCTCCACGAGATCGGCACCCCCGTGGACGGCGACGTCACGCTCTTCCACGAACCCGACGAGCGGTATTGGGTGGGCGCAGGGTTCACGCGCAGCGAGCGCTACCTCGTCATCAGCCTGGGGTCTTCGATCACCTCCGAGGAGTGGCTCGTCGACGCCGCCGACCTCCGGTCCGAGCCCAGGGTGATCTGGCCCCGCCGCGAAGGGGTGGAGTACGACGTCTCCCACGCGGTCGTCGACGGCGAGGACGTGCTGTACATCCTCCACAACGACGGCGCGCTCGACTTCGAGCTCGTGCGCGTGTCCGCGGCCGACCCGCAGGGGGCCCGCCTCAGCGTCATCCCCCACCGCCCCGGCATCCGTCTGCTGGGTCTGTCCACCTTCCGCGACTGGGGTGTGATCGGGTACCGCCGCGAAGGCCTGGCGCGACTCGGGATGCTGGATTACGACGCCTCCTCGGTGTCGGAGATCGCCTTCGACGAGCCGCTGTACTCCGTCGGCACCGGGGGCAACCCCGAGTGGGCGCCGCCGCTCCTGCGGCTGTCCTACGGCTCCTTCGTCACGCCCGGCACGGTCTTCGACTACGAGGTCGCCACCGGCGAGCTGCTGCTGCGCAAGCGGCAGCCGGTGCTGGGCGGCTACGACCCCGCCGCGTACGGACAGGCCCGGGTCTGGGCGGCGGCCGACGACGGCACGCAGGTGCCGGTGTCACTGGTCTGGAAGCGCGCGTTCGGCGATCCCGGCGAGGCGCCGCGTCCGGTGCACCTGTACGGCTACGGCTCGTACGAGCACTCCATCGAGCCGGGATTCTCGGTGCCGCGTCTGTCGGAGCTCGACCGCGGGGTGGTCTTCGCCGTCGCCCACGTCCGCGGGGGCGGCGAGATGGGCCGGCAGTGGTACGAGGACGGCAAGCTCCTGGCCAAGCGCAACACCTTCACCGACTTCGTCGCCGTCGCCGAGCATCTGATCCGCGGCGGCTACACCACCGCCGAGCGGCTGGTGGCCGAGGGCGGCAGCGCCGGCGGACTGCTCATGGGAGCGGTGGCGAACCTCGCTCCCGAGAGCTTCGCGGGGATCCTCGCCGACGTGCCGTTCGTGGACGCGCTGACGACGATCCTCGACCCGTCGCTGCCGCTGACCGTCATCGAGTGGGACGAGTGGGGCGACCCGCTGCACGACGCCGACGTCTACGCGTACATGAAGTCGTACACGCCCTACGAGAACGTGCGGGAGGGGGTGCGGTACCCCCGCATCCTCGCCGTGACCTCGCTCAACGACACCCGCGTGCTCTATGTCGAGCCGGCGAAGTGGGTCGCGCGGCTGCGCGAGGTCGGCGCCGACGCGCTGCTGAAGTGCGAGATGGTCGCCGGGCACGGCGGCGTCTCGGGCCGCTACAACGCCTGGCGAGAGCGCGCCTTCGAGCTCGCGTGGCTGCTGGACGTGCTCGGCGTCGCGGACTGA
- a CDS encoding inorganic phosphate transporter, whose protein sequence is METAALIIVLVIVLALFFDFTNGFHDTANAMATPIATGALRPKVAVLLAAVLNLVGAFLSTEVAKTISGGMIREDQISAAVFPAIIFAGLIGAITWNMLTWLLGLPSSSSHALFGGLIGATLVGVGVLAIDFGIVLSKVILPAVIAPLTAGLIAFTATKVAYAVTRRYDNRPDGRDGFRWGQIFTSSLVALAHGTNDAQKTMGVITLALITVGWQTGADPQLWVIVACAVTIALGTYMGGWRIIRTLGKGLTDVKPAQGFSAEASTASTILASSALGFALSTTQVASGSVIGSGLGRRGSIVRWRTVGRIMIGWVLTLPAAGGVGALAALVVVWLGTWGVMIDAVLAAVVVGGIYLLSRRDAVGADNAMSEVADSVHAVDLSQTPPPARPRRERVAAPARRGGEDDTGEDAS, encoded by the coding sequence GTGGAGACCGCAGCCCTCATCATCGTGTTGGTCATCGTGCTGGCCCTGTTCTTCGACTTCACCAACGGGTTCCACGACACCGCCAACGCGATGGCGACGCCGATCGCGACCGGCGCGCTCCGGCCGAAGGTGGCCGTCCTGCTGGCGGCCGTCCTGAACCTCGTCGGTGCCTTCCTGTCGACCGAGGTGGCCAAGACCATCTCCGGGGGGATGATCCGGGAGGATCAGATCTCCGCCGCCGTGTTCCCGGCGATCATCTTCGCCGGCCTCATCGGTGCGATCACCTGGAACATGCTCACCTGGCTCCTGGGGCTGCCCTCGAGTTCTTCGCACGCGTTGTTCGGCGGGCTCATCGGCGCCACCCTCGTCGGGGTGGGCGTCCTGGCGATCGACTTCGGGATCGTGCTGTCCAAGGTGATCCTGCCGGCGGTCATCGCCCCGCTGACGGCCGGTCTCATCGCCTTCACCGCGACCAAGGTCGCCTACGCCGTCACCCGGAGGTACGACAACCGCCCCGACGGCCGGGACGGATTCCGCTGGGGACAGATCTTCACCTCGTCGCTGGTCGCCCTCGCCCACGGCACCAACGACGCGCAGAAGACGATGGGCGTCATCACCCTCGCGCTGATCACGGTGGGCTGGCAGACCGGTGCCGACCCGCAGCTCTGGGTGATCGTCGCCTGCGCGGTCACCATCGCGCTCGGCACATACATGGGCGGGTGGCGGATCATCCGCACCCTCGGGAAGGGGCTCACCGACGTCAAGCCCGCTCAGGGGTTCTCGGCCGAGGCGTCGACCGCCTCGACGATCCTTGCCTCGAGCGCGCTGGGATTCGCCCTGTCGACGACGCAGGTCGCGTCGGGATCGGTCATCGGCTCGGGGCTCGGCCGTCGGGGTTCGATCGTCCGCTGGCGGACCGTGGGTCGCATCATGATCGGCTGGGTGCTCACCCTTCCCGCCGCCGGTGGCGTCGGAGCCCTGGCCGCACTCGTCGTGGTCTGGCTCGGCACGTGGGGCGTGATGATCGACGCTGTGCTGGCCGCCGTGGTCGTCGGGGGCATCTACCTCCTCTCGCGCCGCGACGCCGTCGGCGCCGACAACGCCATGAGCGAGGTCGCCGATTCCGTGCACGCCGTCGACCTCAGTCAGACGCCGCCGCCCGCGCGTCCTCGGCGCGAGCGGGTGGCCGCCCCGGCACGCCGTGGCGGCGAGGACGATACAGGAGAGGATGCCTCGTGA
- a CDS encoding aldehyde dehydrogenase family protein: MTQRLTVPKTYKLFIGGAFPRSESGRTFEVRAPKGAFLANAAQASRKDARDAVGAAVGAVKKWSGATAYNRGQVLYRVAEVLEGRRGQFIDEIAAQTGLAQTKAAAEVDEAIDRWVWYAGWCDKFAQVTGNANPVAGPYFNLSVPEPTGVVGVIAPQDTALVGLVSAIAPALVAGNTVVVVASEAFPLSAISLAEVLATSDVPGGVVNILTGSPAEIAPWLAGHPDVHALDLVGAGGIDWFDLQVKAAETLTRVLPPESGPDAAAPSLQRISAFTEVKTVWHTKSLI; the protein is encoded by the coding sequence ATGACACAGCGTTTGACCGTTCCCAAGACCTACAAGCTCTTCATCGGCGGTGCCTTCCCCCGCAGCGAATCGGGTCGCACCTTCGAGGTGCGCGCGCCCAAGGGCGCCTTCCTCGCCAACGCCGCGCAGGCGTCCCGCAAAGATGCGCGCGATGCCGTCGGCGCGGCCGTCGGCGCCGTGAAGAAGTGGTCCGGCGCGACCGCGTACAACCGCGGTCAGGTGCTCTACCGCGTCGCCGAGGTGCTCGAGGGCCGGCGCGGCCAGTTCATCGATGAGATCGCGGCGCAGACCGGTCTGGCGCAGACGAAGGCGGCAGCCGAAGTCGACGAGGCCATCGATCGGTGGGTCTGGTACGCCGGGTGGTGCGACAAGTTCGCGCAGGTCACCGGCAACGCCAACCCGGTCGCGGGGCCGTATTTCAATCTCTCGGTGCCCGAACCCACCGGGGTGGTCGGGGTCATCGCGCCGCAGGACACGGCGCTGGTGGGCCTCGTCTCGGCCATCGCCCCGGCGCTCGTCGCCGGCAACACCGTGGTCGTCGTCGCCTCGGAGGCCTTCCCCCTCTCGGCGATCAGCCTGGCCGAGGTGCTGGCCACCTCCGACGTCCCTGGCGGCGTGGTCAACATCCTCACCGGGTCGCCCGCCGAGATCGCGCCGTGGCTCGCGGGTCACCCCGATGTGCACGCGCTCGACCTCGTCGGCGCCGGCGGGATCGACTGGTTCGATCTGCAGGTGAAGGCCGCGGAGACGCTCACGCGCGTGCTTCCCCCCGAGTCGGGTCCGGACGCCGCGGCGCCGAGCCTTCAGCGCATCAGCGCCTTCACCGAGGTGAAGACCGTCTGGCACACCAAGAGCCTCATCTGA
- a CDS encoding ATP-dependent 6-phosphofructokinase, with protein MKIGILTSGGDCPGLNAVIRGVVLKGTTTYDLEFVGIRDGWRGVVDADFFPLTRHEVKGLSKVGGTILGTSRTNPYEGSRGGAENIAKTLYGHRIDGIIAIGGEGTLAAADRLSKDGINVIGVPKTIDNDLRATDYSFGFDTAVNIASEAMDRLRTTGDSHQRCMVAEVMGRHVGWIALHAGIAAGAHAILIPEVPLTIDDICELVTKAHDRGRAPLVVVSEGFKLMGMDEAFSDKGLDAFNRPRLGGISEVLAPEIERITGIETRATVLGHIQRGGSPSGFDRVLATRLGLHTADAVMDAEWGKMVALRGTDIVRVPFAEALGELNTVPRYRYDEAAALFG; from the coding sequence ATGAAGATCGGCATCCTGACCAGCGGCGGCGACTGCCCCGGCCTGAACGCCGTCATCCGCGGCGTCGTGCTGAAGGGCACGACCACCTACGACCTGGAGTTCGTCGGCATCCGCGACGGCTGGCGCGGGGTCGTCGACGCGGACTTCTTCCCCCTGACCCGTCACGAGGTGAAGGGCCTGTCGAAGGTCGGCGGCACGATCCTCGGGACGAGCCGTACGAACCCCTACGAGGGCTCCCGCGGGGGCGCGGAGAACATCGCCAAGACCCTCTACGGTCATCGCATCGACGGCATCATCGCCATCGGCGGGGAGGGGACCCTCGCCGCCGCAGACCGGCTGTCGAAGGACGGCATCAACGTCATCGGCGTCCCCAAGACGATCGACAACGACCTGCGCGCCACCGACTACTCCTTCGGCTTCGACACCGCGGTCAACATCGCCTCCGAGGCGATGGATCGCCTCCGCACCACAGGCGACTCGCACCAGCGCTGCATGGTCGCGGAGGTCATGGGGCGCCACGTCGGCTGGATCGCGCTGCACGCCGGCATCGCCGCGGGAGCGCACGCGATCCTCATCCCCGAGGTGCCGCTGACGATCGACGACATCTGCGAGCTCGTCACCAAGGCACACGATCGCGGCCGTGCGCCGCTGGTCGTCGTGTCGGAGGGCTTCAAGCTCATGGGTATGGACGAGGCCTTCAGCGACAAGGGACTCGACGCCTTCAACCGGCCGCGCCTGGGCGGCATCAGCGAGGTGCTGGCCCCCGAGATCGAGCGCATCACCGGCATCGAGACCCGCGCCACGGTGCTCGGCCACATCCAGCGCGGGGGATCGCCCTCGGGCTTCGATCGGGTGCTGGCCACCCGGCTCGGGCTCCACACCGCCGACGCGGTGATGGACGCCGAGTGGGGCAAGATGGTCGCCCTGCGCGGCACGGACATCGTGCGTGTGCCGTTCGCCGAGGCGCTGGGCGAGCTCAACACCGTGCCGCGCTACCGCTACGACGAGGCCGCCGCGCTCTTCGGCTGA
- a CDS encoding MFS transporter, translated as MKKWSVVLILGAAQFVMVLDSTVMNVSISTVVADLDSSVTAMQTAITFYTLTMAATMLLGAKLGDIWGRRRALVIGSIVYAAGSLVTALSPNMLTLFLGWSVVEGLGAVLVIPAIAALLADNYDGPDRVTAFAAIGAVSGAAVAAGPLIGGFMTTYLSWRYVFVAEVVIMAVVVVFAGRIADKAARRRLGIDVPSVLLSASGLVAIVYGMLQSKVWGWIVPLRSPEIGGVEIAPLGISLTAWLIVVGGALLSLFFARQRRLVARGRDPLLHVQLLSIRRLRSGLSVLGGQYAITAGLFFMVPVYLQMTLGFDALETGVRIFPLSVSLILFSVVGTRLSARWSPKRIVRVGQWTLAASSLVLLTAVDPELSSPAFGLGMFCAGAGLGLLASQLGNVNMSSVTEKETSEVGGLQGVFQNLGSSLGTALIGSILIGALATSFASGVAQSSLPAETQAIVAERTEGGVEIVPADSVPEIATEAGLGDAEAAELQTVYVQSQLASLRTALFALILLALASLLLSRGIPDDVPRRSGAAPTQAPSTPRGPDSGPEESTSVER; from the coding sequence ATGAAGAAGTGGTCCGTCGTTCTGATCCTGGGCGCGGCCCAGTTCGTGATGGTGCTCGACAGCACCGTCATGAACGTGTCGATCTCGACCGTGGTGGCCGACCTCGACAGCAGCGTCACCGCCATGCAGACGGCGATCACCTTCTACACGCTCACGATGGCCGCGACGATGCTGCTCGGCGCGAAGCTCGGCGACATCTGGGGGCGACGCCGCGCACTCGTCATCGGGTCGATCGTCTACGCCGCCGGCTCGCTGGTGACCGCGCTCAGCCCGAACATGCTGACGCTGTTCCTCGGGTGGTCTGTCGTCGAGGGCCTCGGCGCGGTGCTCGTCATCCCCGCCATCGCGGCGCTCCTGGCCGACAACTACGACGGTCCCGATCGCGTCACGGCGTTCGCCGCCATCGGGGCCGTCTCCGGCGCCGCCGTCGCCGCCGGACCTCTCATCGGCGGGTTCATGACCACCTACCTCAGCTGGCGATACGTGTTCGTCGCCGAGGTCGTCATCATGGCGGTCGTCGTGGTCTTCGCCGGACGCATCGCCGACAAGGCGGCGCGGCGGCGCCTCGGTATCGACGTGCCGAGCGTTCTGCTGTCGGCGTCCGGCCTCGTCGCGATCGTCTACGGGATGCTGCAGAGCAAGGTCTGGGGATGGATCGTGCCGCTGCGCTCCCCCGAGATCGGCGGAGTGGAGATCGCGCCGCTGGGCATCTCGCTCACGGCGTGGCTGATCGTCGTGGGCGGCGCGCTTCTGAGCCTGTTCTTCGCGCGGCAGCGCCGCCTGGTCGCCCGGGGACGCGACCCGCTCCTTCACGTGCAGCTCCTCTCCATCCGGCGGCTGCGCAGCGGATTGAGCGTCCTCGGCGGTCAGTACGCGATCACGGCGGGGCTGTTCTTCATGGTTCCGGTGTACCTCCAGATGACGCTCGGCTTCGATGCCCTCGAGACCGGGGTCCGCATCTTCCCCCTGTCGGTGTCGCTCATCCTGTTCTCGGTCGTGGGCACACGACTGTCGGCGCGCTGGTCGCCGAAGCGGATCGTCCGCGTCGGCCAGTGGACCCTCGCCGCGAGCAGCCTCGTCCTCCTCACCGCCGTCGACCCCGAGCTGTCCAGCCCCGCGTTCGGTCTCGGCATGTTCTGCGCCGGCGCCGGACTCGGGCTCCTCGCCTCGCAACTGGGCAACGTCAACATGTCGTCGGTCACCGAGAAGGAGACCAGCGAGGTCGGAGGCCTACAGGGCGTGTTCCAGAACCTGGGTTCCTCGCTCGGCACGGCGCTGATCGGATCGATCCTCATCGGCGCCCTCGCCACGTCGTTCGCGAGCGGCGTCGCTCAGAGCTCGCTGCCCGCCGAGACCCAGGCGATCGTCGCCGAACGCACGGAGGGCGGTGTCGAGATCGTGCCGGCCGACAGCGTGCCGGAGATCGCGACCGAAGCGGGCCTCGGCGACGCGGAGGCGGCGGAGTTGCAGACGGTGTACGTCCAGTCGCAGCTCGCGTCGCTGCGCACGGCGCTGTTCGCTCTCATCCTGCTCGCGCTGGCGTCGCTGCTGCTGTCCCGGGGGATCCCGGATGATGTCCCCCGTCGCAGCGGGGCCGCGCCGACGCAGGCACCTTCCACCCCTCGCGGGCCGGACTCGGGCCCGGAGGAGTCGACTAGCGTGGAGCGGTGA
- a CDS encoding DEAD/DEAH box helicase, with the protein MPTTAPAQDSRSRSASGRRRSSSRRDDDAPVIPILARKVREVEAKAQRGKLGPTNRVKFQVIAFLVREERARVKADTEITDATRSELLKRLDGVATILAKTAARDTSLIQLLEVDQATSPVARRMRRDWLLESGAELAPDELIITDTAPTPAQVVPAALAERQVVPPTVEARQMANPFLAPDLSRPAPTGGVRRRLDGWELMGPLYKAFETGAGGGAASMDLPPVPEFDRLSPKGLEVMPHQSRFLEAVRQGHRSFLLADEPGLGKTAESVLAASVADAYPLLAVVPNVVKMNWAREVARWTPQRRATVIHGDGETMDAFADVFIVNYEILDRHLSWLSSIGLKGMVVDEAHFIKNLTSLRSQNVLALAGRIREQVRDPLMLALTGTPLINDVEDFDAIWRFLGWTNGEKPGPELMEKLDESGLTPADKAFYPAAREAVISMGIVRRLKTDVAADLPDKLIADLPVELDDEFGRSIRQAERELGERLASRYRRIVEARGTARQGQATLHLPGELDDDIVRLVAQNELDESKAQGTGSENVFTMVRRIGQAKAHLAADYAVQLQRSVGKVVFFAKHIDVMDAAEAHFRASGLRSVSLRGDQTSTARQEAIDAFNNDPEVGVAVCSLTAAGVGVNMQAASNVVLAELSWTAAEQTQAIDRVHRIGQAEPVTAWRIIAAHTIDTKIAELIDSKQGLAQRALDGIAVDPESSDSVQLSALMHLTRRALGEV; encoded by the coding sequence ATGCCGACCACGGCACCCGCCCAGGATTCGCGTTCGCGCTCTGCATCCGGTCGCAGGAGGTCATCGTCCCGTCGCGACGATGACGCTCCCGTCATCCCGATCCTCGCCCGCAAGGTGCGCGAGGTCGAGGCCAAGGCCCAGCGCGGAAAGCTCGGGCCCACCAATCGCGTCAAGTTCCAGGTGATCGCCTTCCTCGTCCGTGAGGAGCGCGCCCGTGTCAAGGCCGACACCGAGATCACCGATGCCACGCGTTCAGAGCTGCTGAAGCGGCTCGACGGCGTCGCGACGATCCTCGCCAAGACGGCGGCTCGCGACACCTCGCTCATCCAGCTGCTCGAGGTCGACCAGGCCACCTCGCCCGTCGCCCGTCGCATGCGACGTGACTGGCTCCTGGAGTCCGGTGCGGAGCTGGCGCCTGACGAGCTGATCATCACCGACACCGCCCCGACGCCCGCCCAGGTTGTCCCGGCGGCACTGGCGGAGCGTCAGGTCGTGCCCCCGACCGTCGAGGCCCGCCAGATGGCGAACCCCTTCCTCGCCCCCGACCTGTCGCGCCCGGCGCCCACGGGCGGCGTCCGACGCCGCCTGGACGGGTGGGAGCTCATGGGTCCGCTGTACAAGGCCTTCGAGACCGGAGCCGGCGGCGGAGCGGCATCCATGGATCTTCCCCCCGTGCCCGAGTTCGACCGCCTCTCGCCCAAGGGCCTGGAGGTCATGCCGCACCAGTCGCGCTTCCTCGAGGCGGTGCGTCAGGGGCACCGGTCCTTCCTCCTGGCCGACGAACCCGGGCTCGGCAAGACCGCCGAGTCGGTGCTCGCCGCGTCGGTCGCCGACGCCTACCCGCTGCTGGCCGTCGTCCCGAACGTCGTGAAGATGAACTGGGCGCGCGAGGTCGCGCGCTGGACGCCGCAGCGCCGGGCCACCGTGATCCACGGCGATGGCGAGACCATGGACGCCTTCGCCGACGTGTTCATCGTCAACTACGAGATCCTCGATCGGCACCTGTCGTGGCTGAGCTCGATCGGGTTGAAGGGCATGGTGGTCGACGAGGCCCACTTCATCAAGAACCTCACCTCGCTCCGCTCGCAGAACGTCCTCGCTCTGGCGGGGCGCATCCGCGAGCAGGTGCGCGACCCCCTCATGCTTGCTCTCACCGGGACGCCGCTGATCAACGACGTCGAAGACTTCGACGCCATCTGGCGCTTCCTCGGCTGGACCAACGGCGAGAAGCCCGGGCCTGAGCTCATGGAGAAGCTGGACGAGTCGGGGCTCACCCCGGCCGACAAGGCGTTCTATCCCGCCGCCCGCGAGGCGGTCATCTCCATGGGGATCGTCCGGCGCCTGAAGACGGATGTCGCGGCAGACCTCCCCGACAAGCTGATCGCCGACCTCCCGGTCGAGCTCGACGACGAATTCGGCCGCTCGATCCGGCAGGCCGAGCGCGAGCTGGGTGAGCGCCTCGCGTCGCGCTACCGCAGGATCGTCGAGGCCCGCGGCACCGCCCGCCAGGGGCAGGCGACGCTGCACCTGCCCGGCGAGCTCGACGACGACATCGTGCGTCTGGTCGCGCAGAACGAGCTGGATGAGTCCAAGGCGCAGGGCACCGGCTCGGAGAACGTCTTCACCATGGTGCGCCGCATCGGTCAGGCCAAGGCCCACCTGGCCGCCGACTACGCGGTGCAGCTGCAGCGCTCGGTGGGCAAGGTGGTGTTCTTCGCCAAGCACATCGACGTGATGGACGCCGCCGAGGCGCACTTCCGTGCGTCGGGGCTGCGTTCGGTGTCGCTGCGCGGCGACCAGACCTCCACCGCCCGGCAGGAGGCCATCGACGCCTTCAACAACGACCCCGAGGTCGGAGTGGCGGTGTGTTCGCTGACGGCCGCAGGTGTCGGGGTGAACATGCAGGCGGCGTCCAACGTGGTGCTGGCGGAGCTGTCGTGGACGGCCGCCGAGCAGACGCAGGCCATCGACCGCGTGCACCGCATCGGCCAGGCCGAGCCCGTCACAGCGTGGCGGATCATCGCCGCCCACACCATCGACACGAAGATCGCCGAGCTCATCGATTCCAAGCAGGGGCTCGCGCAGCGCGCCCTCGACGGCATCGCGGTGGACCCCGAGTCCAGCGACTCGGTGCAGCTGTCGGCGCTGATGCACCTCACTCGGCGGGCGCTGGGGGAGGTCTGA